The DNA window TTTAAAATTTAGTGCCAAAAAATTTCCGGACGATTTATTCAAATTTCAGCTTTGTCGCTTAAGTCTTAGTTATATATCAGGCGTTGGAATTTACCTTACTCTCTGGCCTATTTTTGCATATCTGGCTAAAATTCCGAGTCATTTAGAAAATTACAAGCTTTTGGCTGCTTTTATTGCTATTTCAATTGTACTTACCACTATCATATTATTTCTTCATAATTATGTAATCTTTAGACAGAATAAAATCCAAACCGAACTTGAAAATTCACGTTTACAGCTTAGAAGTACTCAGGCAGAAAATCTATTGTTAAAACAACAAATTCATCCACATTTTTTGTTTAATTCGCTAAATACATTAAAAGCTTTATATAAAAAAGATCCTAAACTTGGCGAAGTATATCTGCTTCAATTAGCTGATTTCCTTCGCTCTGCAGTTTCCTTAAACAATAGTCTGGCTACTACACTTGATGAAGAAATAGAGATTTGTAAAAACTATCTCGAAATGCAAAAAATGCGCTTTGGTGATGCTTTAGAATGGAATTTAAAGATTGAAAACCAAGAAATGTTAAAAGGACTTGTTCCTTCATTTTCGCTACAGCCATTATTAGAAAACGCCATTAAACACAATATATTTACCAAAGAAACTCCTCTGAAATTATTGATCGAACAACAAGACAATTTTATAACAGTTTCAAATGCTATTAATCTAAGAAATGCCGGCGAAACATCGACAAAAAGCGGTTTGAGTAACTTA is part of the uncultured Flavobacterium sp. genome and encodes:
- a CDS encoding histidine kinase, giving the protein MINNIRKAITPYNLKEIRRLNMLLVGLAFPFTFLLLFLFEEILSALFVLAIKTACYMFLTSNLLVWILKFSAKKFPDDLFKFQLCRLSLSYISGVGIYLTLWPIFAYLAKIPSHLENYKLLAAFIAISIVLTTIILFLHNYVIFRQNKIQTELENSRLQLRSTQAENLLLKQQIHPHFLFNSLNTLKALYKKDPKLGEVYLLQLADFLRSAVSLNNSLATTLDEEIEICKNYLEMQKMRFGDALEWNLKIENQEMLKGLVPSFSLQPLLENAIKHNIFTKETPLKLLIEQQDNFITVSNAINLRNAGETSTKSGLSNLAERYQLWSGEEIIIKNDGKIFSVSFKIMPHENNNY